One segment of Streptomyces sp. XD-27 DNA contains the following:
- a CDS encoding ferrochelatase — MSVQRSPQPGAAPYDALLLLSFGGPEGPEDVVPFLENVTRGRGIPRERLKEVGRHYFLFGGVSPINAQNRELLQALRKDFAEHGLDLPVYWGNRNWAPYLTDTLREIVADGHRRVLVLATSAYASYSGCRQYRENLADALAALESEGLPLPRVDKLRHYFNHPGFVRPMVDATLAALAGLPEDVRAGAHLAFTTHSIPTAAADTSGPAEDHTSDGAGGAYVAQHLDVARVIADEVREQTGIEHPWRLVYQSRSGAPHIPWLEPDICDHLEELHAAGAPAAVMVPIGFVSDHMEVKYDLDTEAAAKAEELGLPVGRAATVGADARFAAAVRDLVLERAATERRAAAPEEHHPVPEHCVLGRLGPSHDLCPVGCCPARTPRPAAAGADSPYA, encoded by the coding sequence ATGTCCGTCCAGCGATCACCCCAGCCCGGCGCCGCGCCGTACGACGCCCTGCTCCTGCTCTCCTTCGGCGGCCCCGAGGGGCCGGAGGACGTCGTCCCGTTCCTGGAGAACGTCACCCGGGGCCGCGGCATCCCCCGTGAGCGGCTCAAGGAGGTCGGCCGGCACTACTTCCTGTTCGGCGGGGTCAGCCCGATCAACGCGCAGAACCGCGAGCTGCTCCAGGCGCTGCGCAAGGACTTCGCCGAGCACGGCCTGGACCTGCCGGTCTACTGGGGCAACCGCAACTGGGCGCCGTACCTGACCGACACCCTGCGCGAGATCGTCGCCGACGGGCACCGCCGCGTGCTGGTGCTGGCCACCAGCGCCTACGCCTCGTACTCCGGCTGCCGCCAGTACCGGGAGAACCTCGCGGACGCGCTGGCGGCCCTGGAGAGCGAGGGCCTCCCGCTGCCGCGGGTGGACAAGCTCCGGCACTACTTCAACCACCCCGGCTTCGTCCGGCCCATGGTGGACGCGACGCTCGCCGCACTCGCCGGGCTGCCCGAGGACGTCCGGGCCGGGGCGCACCTGGCGTTCACCACGCACTCCATCCCGACTGCCGCCGCCGACACCTCCGGGCCCGCAGAGGACCACACCTCCGACGGGGCCGGGGGCGCGTACGTGGCCCAGCACCTGGACGTCGCGCGGGTCATCGCCGACGAGGTGCGCGAGCAGACCGGGATCGAGCACCCCTGGCGGCTGGTCTACCAGTCCCGCAGCGGCGCCCCGCACATCCCCTGGCTGGAGCCCGACATCTGCGACCACCTGGAGGAGCTGCACGCCGCCGGGGCACCGGCGGCCGTGATGGTCCCCATCGGCTTCGTCTCGGACCACATGGAGGTCAAGTACGACCTCGACACCGAGGCGGCGGCCAAGGCCGAGGAGCTCGGGCTGCCGGTCGGCCGCGCCGCCACGGTCGGCGCCGACGCCCGCTTCGCCGCCGCGGTCCGCGACCTGGTGCTGGAGCGGGCGGCGACCGAGCGCCGGGCGGCGGCGCCGGAGGAGCACCACCCGGTCCCGGAGCACTGCGTCCTGGGCCGGCTCGGGCCGAGCCACGACCTGTGCCCCGTCGGCTGCTGCCCGGCGCGGACCCCCAGGCCCGCCGCGGCGGGCGCCGACAGCCCGTACGCGTAG
- the kdpF gene encoding K(+)-transporting ATPase subunit F, with product MTVENIVGLAVAVALLGYLVLALVFPERF from the coding sequence ATGACCGTCGAGAACATCGTCGGCTTGGCCGTGGCCGTGGCCCTGCTGGGCTACCTCGTCCTCGCCCTTGTCTTCCCGGAGAGGTTCTGA
- a CDS encoding MFS transporter, whose protein sequence is MPSPYRLIFAAPGAKGFSAAGFLGRMPLSMMGIGVVTMISQLTGRYGLAGGLAAAVALSAAAVGPQISRLVDRYGQRRVLRPATLVAATGAAGLLVSAHRGWPDWTLFVFAAVAGCVPSVGSMVRARWAAIYQDSPRELHTAYAFESVVDEACFIVGPILSIGLSTAWFPEAGPLLAACFLTAGVFLLTAQRATEPVPHPREQHAGGSALRSPGLQVLVATFVATGGIFGAVDVVTVAFAEEEGHKAAASLVLAVYALGSCLAGVVFGLLDLKGSAARRWLLGVCAMAVSMIPLQLVGSLQFLAVALFVAGLSIAPTMVTTMALVERHVPRAKLTEGMTWTSTGLAVGAALGSSAAGAVVDAAGAGAGYVVSTASGALAAAVGFLGYRRLLRPAPQRVTPQARGRSGADGHDEDRAEQRHLA, encoded by the coding sequence GTGCCCAGTCCCTATCGCCTGATCTTCGCCGCTCCCGGCGCCAAGGGCTTCTCCGCGGCCGGCTTCCTCGGCCGGATGCCCCTGTCGATGATGGGCATCGGCGTGGTCACGATGATCTCGCAGCTCACCGGCCGGTACGGCCTCGCGGGCGGGCTCGCGGCCGCCGTGGCGCTCTCCGCCGCCGCCGTGGGACCCCAGATATCCCGGCTGGTCGACCGCTACGGCCAGCGCCGGGTCCTGCGGCCGGCCACCCTGGTCGCGGCGACGGGCGCGGCGGGGCTGCTGGTGAGCGCGCACCGCGGGTGGCCGGACTGGACGCTGTTCGTGTTCGCCGCGGTGGCCGGCTGCGTGCCCAGCGTCGGCTCGATGGTGCGGGCGCGCTGGGCGGCGATCTACCAGGACTCCCCGCGTGAGTTGCACACCGCCTACGCCTTCGAGTCGGTCGTCGACGAGGCGTGCTTCATCGTGGGGCCGATCCTGTCCATCGGACTGTCCACGGCCTGGTTCCCCGAGGCGGGCCCGCTGCTCGCCGCCTGCTTCCTGACGGCCGGGGTCTTCCTGCTCACCGCGCAGCGCGCCACCGAGCCCGTGCCGCATCCGCGCGAGCAGCACGCGGGCGGTTCGGCGCTGCGCTCCCCCGGCCTGCAGGTCCTGGTGGCCACCTTCGTGGCGACCGGGGGCATCTTCGGCGCGGTGGACGTGGTGACCGTGGCGTTCGCCGAGGAGGAGGGGCACAAGGCCGCGGCGAGCCTGGTACTCGCCGTCTACGCGCTCGGCTCCTGCCTGGCGGGCGTGGTCTTCGGCCTGCTGGACCTCAAGGGGTCCGCGGCCCGCCGGTGGCTGCTGGGCGTGTGCGCCATGGCCGTGAGTATGATCCCCCTCCAACTGGTCGGGAGCCTGCAGTTCCTGGCCGTGGCGCTCTTCGTCGCGGGCCTGTCCATCGCACCGACGATGGTCACCACCATGGCCCTGGTCGAGCGGCACGTACCACGCGCGAAACTGACCGAGGGCATGACCTGGACGAGCACGGGGCTCGCGGTCGGGGCGGCGCTCGGCTCGTCGGCCGCCGGTGCGGTGGTCGACGCCGCCGGGGCCGGTGCCGGGTACGTGGTCTCGACGGCGTCCGGAGCGCTCGCGGCGGCGGTGGGCTTCCTCGGCTACCGCCGGCTGCTGCGGCCGGCGCCACAGCGGGTGACACCGCAGGCGAGGGGAAGGTCAGGGGCGGATGGCCACGACGAGGACCGGGCGGAGCAGCGGCACTTGGCATAA
- a CDS encoding DUF3093 domain-containing protein, producing the protein MQPYEERLTAPRSWWFMTALVGVALGLIMLPLGTLPLVGGLIGGTALAAVAVSSYGSARVRVVAGSLVAGDARIPVSALGAAEALDAEEAAAWRTHKADPRAFMLLRGYIRTAVRVEVTDPSDPTPYVYLSTRHPERLAAALDAVRAG; encoded by the coding sequence ATGCAGCCTTACGAAGAACGTCTGACCGCGCCCCGTTCCTGGTGGTTCATGACGGCCCTGGTAGGGGTCGCGCTGGGGCTGATCATGCTGCCCTTGGGCACCCTGCCGCTGGTGGGCGGGCTGATCGGCGGGACGGCGCTGGCGGCCGTGGCGGTGAGTTCGTACGGCTCGGCGCGGGTCCGGGTGGTGGCGGGTTCGCTGGTCGCGGGGGACGCCCGGATCCCGGTGTCGGCCCTGGGCGCCGCCGAGGCGCTGGACGCGGAGGAGGCGGCGGCCTGGCGCACGCACAAGGCCGATCCGCGGGCGTTCATGCTGCTGCGGGGATACATCCGGACCGCGGTGCGGGTGGAGGTCACCGACCCGTCCGACCCGACGCCGTACGTCTATCTCTCCACCCGCCATCCGGAGCGGCTGGCCGCGGCGCTGGACGCGGTACGGGCGGGCTGA
- a CDS encoding response regulator transcription factor, with the protein MRVLVVEDEQLLADAVATGLRREAMAVDVVYDGAAAMERIAVNDYDVVVLDRDLPLVHGDDVCRKIVELGMPTRVLMLTASGDVSDRVAGLELGADDYLPKPFAFSELIARVRALGRRTTVALPPVLERAGIKLDPNRREVFRDGKEIQLAPKEFAVLEVLMRSEGAVVSAEQLLEKAWDENTDPFTNVVRVTVMTLRRKLGEPPVIVTVPGSGYRI; encoded by the coding sequence GTGCGTGTACTCGTCGTCGAGGACGAGCAGCTGCTCGCCGATGCGGTGGCCACCGGCCTGCGCCGGGAGGCCATGGCCGTGGACGTCGTGTACGACGGTGCCGCCGCCATGGAGCGCATCGCGGTCAACGACTACGACGTCGTCGTGCTCGACCGCGACCTTCCGCTGGTCCACGGCGACGACGTGTGCCGCAAGATCGTCGAACTGGGCATGCCGACCCGCGTCCTGATGCTCACCGCCTCCGGCGACGTCAGCGACCGGGTCGCGGGCCTCGAACTCGGCGCGGACGACTACCTGCCCAAGCCGTTCGCGTTCAGCGAGCTCATCGCCCGGGTGCGGGCCCTGGGGCGCCGTACGACCGTCGCGCTGCCGCCCGTCCTGGAGCGGGCCGGGATCAAGCTGGACCCCAACCGCCGCGAGGTCTTCCGGGACGGCAAGGAGATCCAGCTGGCGCCCAAGGAGTTCGCCGTGCTGGAGGTGCTGATGCGCAGCGAGGGCGCCGTGGTCTCCGCCGAGCAGCTCCTGGAGAAGGCCTGGGACGAGAACACCGATCCGTTCACCAACGTGGTGCGGGTCACGGTGATGACGCTGCGCCGCAAGCTCGGTGAGCCGCCCGTGATCGTCACCGTGCCCGGCTCCGGCTACCGGATCTGA
- a CDS encoding DUF3710 domain-containing protein, which yields MFGRRRKRSEEDVEKLDVAAEESVEDATEDAEDAAVSRVSLPPAPRPDGPWDVSEVARPAEGRVDLGGMFVPGVEGMELRVEVAGDAIVAATVVLRDSAVQLQAFAAPKKEGIWGEVREEIASGITRQGGVVDEVEGPLGWELRAQVPVQLPDGTNGVQMVRFVGVDGSRWFLRGVISGQGAVKPETGSLLEAIFRDTVVVRGEGPMAPRDPIVLKLPEDAQMVPDGVQQDEAQGSRFAGGADRLQRGPEITEVR from the coding sequence GTGTTCGGACGTCGCCGCAAGCGCAGCGAGGAGGACGTCGAGAAGCTCGACGTCGCGGCCGAGGAGTCGGTCGAGGACGCCACGGAGGACGCGGAGGACGCGGCCGTGAGCAGGGTGAGCCTGCCACCGGCGCCGCGCCCCGACGGCCCCTGGGACGTCTCCGAGGTGGCTCGGCCCGCCGAGGGCCGGGTGGACCTCGGGGGGATGTTCGTGCCCGGTGTCGAGGGCATGGAACTGCGGGTGGAGGTCGCGGGGGACGCGATCGTCGCCGCCACCGTGGTGCTGCGGGACAGCGCCGTGCAGCTCCAGGCGTTCGCCGCGCCCAAGAAGGAAGGCATCTGGGGCGAGGTGCGGGAGGAGATCGCCAGCGGCATCACCCGGCAGGGCGGCGTCGTGGACGAGGTCGAGGGCCCGCTCGGCTGGGAGCTGCGCGCCCAGGTGCCGGTGCAGCTGCCCGACGGCACCAACGGCGTGCAGATGGTGCGGTTCGTCGGCGTCGACGGCTCGCGCTGGTTCCTGCGCGGCGTGATCTCCGGCCAGGGCGCGGTCAAGCCCGAGACCGGCAGCCTGCTGGAGGCGATCTTCCGGGACACCGTGGTGGTCCGCGGCGAGGGCCCGATGGCCCCGCGCGACCCGATCGTCCTCAAGCTTCCCGAGGACGCGCAGATGGTGCCGGACGGCGTGCAGCAGGACGAGGCGCAGGGCTCGCGGTTCGCGGGCGGCGCCGACCGGCTGCAGCGCGGGCCCGAGATCACCGAGGTGCGCTGA
- the kdpA gene encoding potassium-transporting ATPase subunit KdpA — MSPVLADVLQVSALIVALALVHRPLGDFMAAVYTSKKHLRVERLIYRCVGANPDAEMRWPAYLRGVLAFSAVGVLFLYALQRFQDKLPLSLGFKAITPDQAFNTAASFVSNTNWQSYSGESAMGHLVQTGGLAVQNFVSAAVGMAVAIALVRGFARSRTGDLGNFWADLVRGVVRILVPISVVAAILLVAAGAVQNFSDVHQITTLTGDKQSITGGAVASQEAIKDLGTNGGGFYNANSAHPFENPNGFSNLLTIFLLLVIPFSLPRTFGKMVGSVKQGYAVVAAMGIIWFGAVIAVTVTEFAHPGTASQLAGGAMEGKEQRFGEGASSLFSVSTTMTSTGSVNSFHDSFEGLSGGVLLLGMMLGEIAPGGVGSGLYGMLIMAIIAVFIAGLMVGRTPEYLGKKIGTREIKLAACYILVTPALVLIGTALAMALGEGESSMTNGPINGVPNPHGFSEVLYAYTSASNNNGSAFAGFAANTEYHNTALGLCMLLGRFVPMVFVLALAGSLAEQKPVPATVGTLRTEKPLFTGLLVGAILIITGLTFFPALALGPLAEGLSV, encoded by the coding sequence ATGAGCCCCGTCCTCGCTGATGTGCTCCAGGTCTCCGCGCTGATCGTCGCGCTGGCCCTGGTCCACCGTCCCCTCGGCGACTTCATGGCCGCCGTCTACACCTCCAAGAAGCACCTGCGTGTAGAGCGGCTGATCTACCGCTGTGTCGGCGCCAACCCCGACGCCGAGATGCGCTGGCCCGCCTACCTCCGCGGCGTCCTCGCGTTCTCCGCGGTGGGCGTCCTCTTCCTGTACGCGCTCCAGCGCTTCCAGGACAAGCTGCCGCTCTCGCTCGGCTTCAAGGCGATCACCCCGGACCAGGCGTTCAACACCGCCGCGTCCTTCGTCTCGAACACCAACTGGCAGTCGTACTCGGGCGAGTCGGCCATGGGCCACCTCGTCCAGACCGGCGGCCTGGCGGTCCAGAACTTCGTGTCGGCGGCCGTCGGCATGGCGGTCGCGATCGCGCTCGTCCGCGGCTTCGCCCGCTCCCGCACCGGCGACCTCGGCAACTTCTGGGCCGACCTGGTCCGCGGCGTCGTGCGGATCCTCGTCCCGATCTCCGTGGTCGCGGCGATCCTGCTGGTCGCGGCCGGCGCGGTGCAGAACTTCTCGGACGTCCACCAGATCACCACGCTCACCGGCGACAAGCAGAGCATCACCGGTGGCGCGGTCGCCTCGCAGGAGGCCATCAAGGACCTCGGCACCAACGGCGGCGGCTTCTACAACGCCAACTCCGCGCATCCGTTCGAGAACCCCAACGGCTTCTCCAACCTGCTCACGATCTTCCTGCTGCTGGTGATCCCGTTCTCGCTGCCCCGCACCTTCGGCAAGATGGTCGGCAGCGTGAAGCAGGGCTACGCCGTCGTCGCGGCCATGGGCATCATCTGGTTCGGCGCGGTCATCGCCGTGACTGTTACGGAGTTCGCGCACCCGGGCACCGCCTCGCAGCTGGCCGGCGGCGCCATGGAGGGCAAGGAGCAGCGGTTCGGCGAGGGCGCCTCCTCACTGTTCTCGGTCTCCACGACCATGACCTCGACCGGTTCGGTCAACTCCTTCCACGACTCGTTCGAAGGCCTCAGCGGCGGTGTGCTGCTGCTCGGCATGATGCTCGGCGAGATCGCGCCCGGCGGCGTCGGCTCCGGCCTCTACGGCATGCTGATCATGGCCATCATCGCGGTCTTCATCGCGGGCCTCATGGTCGGCCGTACGCCCGAGTACCTCGGCAAGAAGATCGGCACCCGCGAGATCAAGCTCGCCGCCTGCTACATCCTCGTCACCCCGGCGCTGGTGCTCATCGGCACCGCCCTGGCGATGGCGCTGGGTGAGGGCGAGAGCTCCATGACCAACGGTCCGATCAATGGGGTACCCAACCCGCACGGCTTCTCCGAGGTGCTGTACGCCTACACCTCGGCCTCGAACAACAACGGCAGCGCGTTCGCCGGATTCGCGGCCAACACGGAGTACCACAACACCGCGCTGGGCCTGTGCATGCTGCTCGGCCGCTTCGTCCCCATGGTGTTCGTCCTGGCGCTGGCCGGCTCGCTCGCCGAGCAGAAGCCGGTCCCGGCCACTGTTGGCACGCTGCGGACCGAGAAGCCGCTGTTCACCGGGCTGCTGGTGGGGGCGATCCTGATCATCACCGGCCTCACCTTCTTCCCGGCCCTGGCACTCGGTCCGCTCGCTGAGGGGCTCTCGGTATGA
- a CDS encoding cell wall metabolism sensor histidine kinase WalK yields the protein MATSPPPPTVPPKPTRDPWLPAPRHPWLRPTIRIRLTLLYGGVFLIAGVILLTIMYLLAAQALHVGNELPFKLVSGQVIATNDTCPEITGKRLPPEVFNPALNDCMQEQRQLALDSLLRRSLLALLGLSVIAFAFGYAMAGRVLSPLGRITRTARQVAGSDLSRRIELDGPDDELKELADTFDEMLERLDRAFTAQQRFVANASHELRTPLAINRTLLEVQLSDPAASPELVQLGKTLLATNERSEQLVEGLLLLARSENEIVDRKPVDLAEVATQALDQVRGEAEAKGVELRGFRRAVVVQGNGVLLERIALNLVQNAVRYNVPDDGWVEVTTEAQGGHAVLVVTNTGPVVPAYEVDNLFEPFRRLRTERTGSDKGVGLGLSIARSVARAHGGRISAEPREGGGLIMRVVLPR from the coding sequence ATGGCCACCTCTCCACCGCCGCCCACCGTCCCCCCGAAGCCGACCCGCGACCCGTGGCTGCCCGCGCCGCGGCATCCCTGGCTGCGCCCCACGATCCGGATACGGCTCACTCTCCTGTACGGCGGAGTGTTCCTGATCGCCGGGGTCATCCTGCTGACGATCATGTACCTGCTGGCGGCCCAGGCCCTGCATGTGGGCAATGAGCTGCCGTTCAAGCTGGTCAGCGGTCAGGTGATCGCCACCAACGACACCTGCCCGGAGATCACCGGGAAACGGCTGCCTCCCGAGGTCTTCAACCCGGCGCTCAACGACTGCATGCAGGAGCAGCGGCAGCTGGCCCTGGACAGCCTGCTGCGCCGCTCGCTGCTGGCCCTGCTGGGCCTGTCGGTGATCGCCTTCGCCTTCGGCTACGCCATGGCCGGCCGGGTGCTCTCGCCGCTGGGCCGGATCACCCGTACCGCGCGCCAGGTCGCCGGCTCGGACCTGTCCCGACGGATCGAGCTGGACGGGCCCGACGACGAGCTCAAGGAGCTGGCGGACACCTTCGACGAGATGCTGGAGCGGCTGGACCGGGCGTTCACCGCGCAGCAGCGGTTCGTGGCCAACGCCTCGCACGAGCTGCGTACGCCGCTGGCGATCAACCGGACCCTGCTGGAGGTCCAGCTCTCCGATCCGGCCGCGTCGCCCGAGCTCGTCCAGCTCGGCAAGACGCTGCTGGCGACCAATGAGCGCAGCGAGCAGCTCGTGGAGGGGCTGCTGCTGCTGGCCCGCAGCGAGAACGAGATCGTCGACCGCAAGCCGGTGGACCTGGCCGAGGTGGCCACCCAGGCGCTCGACCAGGTGCGCGGCGAGGCGGAGGCCAAGGGCGTGGAGCTGCGCGGCTTCCGGCGGGCGGTCGTGGTCCAGGGCAACGGGGTACTGCTGGAGCGGATCGCCTTGAACCTGGTGCAGAACGCGGTGCGGTACAACGTGCCGGACGACGGATGGGTGGAGGTCACCACCGAGGCGCAGGGCGGCCACGCGGTGCTGGTGGTGACGAACACCGGTCCGGTCGTTCCCGCATACGAGGTGGACAACCTCTTCGAGCCCTTCCGGCGGCTCCGTACGGAGCGTACGGGCAGCGACAAGGGTGTTGGCCTGGGTCTTTCCATCGCGCGCTCGGTGGCGCGGGCGCACGGCGGGCGGATCTCGGCGGAGCCGCGCGAGGGTGGTGGTCTGATCATGCGAGTCGTCCTTCCGCGCTGA
- the dut gene encoding dUTP diphosphatase, translated as MTRTPVDVLIRRVDPEVPLPAYGHPGDAGADLVTTEAAELAPGERAVLPTGVSIALPDGYAAFVHPRSGLAARCGVALVNAPGTVDAGYRGEIKVIVVNLDPRTSVRFERFDRIAQLVVQQVEKVRFHEVAELPGSARADGGFGSTGGHAAVDGSTGGNGYASVGSDREGQ; from the coding sequence GTGACCCGGACGCCCGTCGATGTGTTGATCCGCAGGGTGGACCCCGAGGTGCCCCTGCCCGCGTACGGCCACCCCGGTGATGCGGGCGCGGACCTCGTCACCACCGAGGCCGCCGAGCTCGCCCCGGGCGAGCGCGCGGTGCTGCCGACCGGGGTGTCCATCGCCCTCCCGGACGGGTACGCGGCGTTCGTGCACCCGCGGTCGGGTCTGGCGGCCCGCTGCGGTGTGGCACTGGTGAATGCCCCGGGGACGGTCGATGCCGGGTACCGTGGAGAGATCAAGGTGATCGTGGTCAACCTGGACCCGCGCACGAGCGTGCGGTTCGAGCGGTTCGACCGGATCGCCCAATTGGTCGTCCAACAGGTCGAGAAGGTGCGCTTCCACGAGGTCGCGGAGCTTCCCGGTTCGGCTCGGGCCGACGGGGGCTTCGGGTCCACCGGCGGACATGCCGCCGTGGACGGCTCGACGGGTGGGAATGGATACGCTTCGGTCGGTTCCGACCGGGAAGGACAGTGA
- a CDS encoding PaaI family thioesterase codes for MSGRTTALTPPAGARPPVRHPDAPAPGEPLGSHYAQCFGCGDGQSHGLRLAARAGEGVSLTAEFTVQTAHQGAPGLAHGGVLTTALDETMGALSWLLRVIAVTGRLETDFLSPVPVGTVLHLEARVTAVDGRKIYSTATGRIGGPDGPVAVRADALFIEVKIDHFIENGRAEEIDAALADPDQVRVARAFEVNP; via the coding sequence GTGAGTGGAAGAACGACAGCGCTGACGCCGCCGGCCGGGGCGAGACCACCGGTGCGGCACCCCGACGCCCCCGCGCCCGGGGAGCCCCTGGGATCGCACTACGCCCAGTGTTTCGGCTGCGGCGACGGCCAGTCGCACGGGCTGCGGCTCGCGGCGCGGGCGGGCGAGGGCGTGAGCCTGACCGCCGAGTTCACCGTGCAGACCGCCCACCAGGGCGCGCCGGGACTGGCCCACGGCGGCGTGCTGACCACGGCGCTGGACGAGACGATGGGCGCGCTCAGCTGGCTGCTGCGCGTGATCGCGGTGACCGGCCGCCTGGAGACGGACTTCCTCTCACCGGTGCCGGTCGGCACCGTACTGCACCTGGAAGCGCGGGTGACCGCCGTGGACGGGCGCAAGATCTACTCCACCGCGACCGGCCGGATCGGCGGCCCGGACGGACCGGTCGCGGTCCGCGCCGACGCCCTTTTCATCGAGGTGAAGATCGACCACTTCATCGAGAACGGCCGCGCGGAGGAGATCGACGCGGCACTCGCCGACCCCGACCAGGTCCGGGTGGCGCGTGCCTTCGAGGTGAACCCGTGA
- a CDS encoding inositol monophosphatase family protein, with product MTDQLKQELLAVALEAARRTGALLRDGRPADLGVAATKTSPIDVVTEMDVAAEKLITDFLAERRPDDGVLGEEGANTAGSSGVRWVIDPIDGTVNYLYGLPSWAVSIAAELDGETIVGVVEAPMRAETYHAVAGGGAFRNGERTRVRPTPPFEQALVGTGFGYLTERRAAQAEVLRALLPRVRDIRRGGSAAIDLCDVACGRLDAYYERGLNPWDLAAGELIAREAGALTGGRPGAPADGNLTLAAVPGLFEPLQRRLEELGAWHD from the coding sequence GTGACCGACCAGCTCAAGCAGGAACTCCTCGCCGTCGCCCTGGAGGCGGCCCGCCGCACCGGAGCCCTGCTGCGCGACGGCAGGCCCGCCGACCTCGGCGTGGCCGCGACCAAGACCAGCCCGATCGACGTCGTCACCGAGATGGACGTGGCCGCCGAGAAGCTGATCACCGACTTCCTCGCCGAGCGGCGCCCCGACGACGGCGTGCTGGGGGAGGAGGGCGCGAACACGGCCGGCAGCAGCGGCGTGCGCTGGGTGATCGACCCCATCGACGGCACGGTCAACTACCTCTACGGGCTGCCGTCGTGGGCGGTGTCCATCGCCGCCGAACTGGACGGCGAGACGATCGTGGGCGTGGTCGAGGCGCCGATGCGCGCGGAGACCTACCACGCGGTCGCGGGCGGCGGCGCGTTCCGGAACGGCGAGCGGACCCGGGTCCGGCCGACGCCGCCCTTCGAGCAGGCGCTCGTCGGCACCGGCTTCGGCTATCTGACCGAGCGGCGCGCCGCCCAGGCCGAGGTCCTGCGGGCGCTGCTGCCCCGGGTGCGGGACATCCGGCGGGGCGGCTCGGCGGCCATCGACCTGTGCGACGTCGCGTGCGGCCGTCTCGACGCCTACTACGAGCGGGGGCTCAACCCGTGGGACCTGGCCGCGGGCGAGCTCATCGCGCGCGAGGCCGGCGCACTGACCGGCGGCAGGCCGGGCGCCCCCGCCGACGGGAACCTGACGCTCGCGGCCGTACCGGGCCTTTTCGAGCCCTTGCAGCGGCGGCTGGAGGAGCTCGGCGCCTGGCACGACTGA
- a CDS encoding DUF4193 domain-containing protein has translation MATDYDTPRKTDDDVNEDSIEELKARRNDKSTSSVDVDEFEAAEGLELPGADLSNEELAVRVLPKQQDEFTCMSCFLVHHRSQLAEEKNGQPICRDCAA, from the coding sequence ATGGCAACGGATTACGACACCCCACGCAAGACCGACGATGACGTCAACGAGGACAGCATTGAAGAACTGAAGGCCCGCCGGAACGACAAGTCGACCTCGTCGGTCGACGTCGACGAGTTCGAAGCCGCCGAGGGGCTGGAGCTGCCCGGGGCGGACCTCTCGAACGAGGAGCTGGCCGTCCGGGTGCTGCCGAAGCAGCAGGACGAGTTCACCTGCATGAGCTGCTTCCTCGTGCACCACCGCAGCCAGCTGGCCGAGGAGAAGAACGGCCAGCCGATCTGCCGCGACTGCGCGGCCTGA